A single region of the candidate division KSB1 bacterium genome encodes:
- the smc gene encoding chromosome segregation protein SMC — protein sequence MQLVSLSISGFKSFARPTTLTFAAGITAIVGPNGCGKSNVVDALRWVMGEQRTSVLRGDRMENVIFNGTVNRKATGIAEVKIVLNNENGFLSSPFTEVEIARRLYRDGTSEYLLNSHECRLKDVTDLLHDSGMGPNLYTILELKMVEEILREDGEGRRSMFEEAAGVAKYKIRRRQAQAKLKQTDEDLLRLADILTEVERHVGSLKRQAIRARKYAELAGQLKSLETANLWHSYQRLVTDVTPLEHAVRDSTALSDSVKAALRLEEARLIEYRTAEIEADKEASARRSDLAAVVQDISRIESDAAALRAREQSCQELIERSDRERILLDQKRELVVLRQQEQAGQSERQETERQRAETLVQTVDAEFDVAAAQLRDVEAQARSHQEYVSGLRHKLSEIQRAYAQASAHHAALVSRGEMLRRDGMTILEQRAALGIQLEAAEADGAKSESEVEQAQARVRALEAERSRHQQELAELEERVRNQNSMLDATSSKLDLLSTLADKGPRAEARIRVLRDRQIAGVVNLLGDTVEVAEPYRRAFQAVLGPAAYYHLTGSAEAALRAADVLRLEQAGQGTFISLAEFTRSEEQLIDPPAGAIGTALSLLNGGVESAVLRHYLGRVVIVEHWEHALHLSDWARAHRATVVALDGQWISGLGIYHLGSEESRTPVDIGLAPQVRELTEQLDRQRAELDASRALLRTMRAGLAELEQGILGAKRTLVDLESARAGVREHKVKTETLLSSLAEREVAIEARLRELDAETAHATSQESEFTVAVQAAEASVTTGESSGGDVSLRLATAQQNLTATRERKHEAERRRDAARHQVELTRAEITRIEQTLDEIGESLVQATANRAQGESDLVGIRARLQEIDGQLLAKWKQRDHWTAVIDTASARVEELRGRTSAQEERLRTLRQTHDAELEGERKIELEIARLRGELDALLSSASSLHGLDLTAPDFVEQHPEVTAESTGEQVQELRERIERLGPVNLMAIEEFETENTRLDSMLVQREDLLKAKRTIEETIQRINETAQAQFLHTFEAVRAHFQRLFQEFFPAGEADLVLSGQDLLDADITLWANPSGKRLKSLSLMSGGEKTMTAIALLFALYQVKPSPFCVFDEVDAPLDDANIDRFNRVIRMHAETTQFILITHNRRTMEIADNLYGVTMEEEGVSKLVSVRLLPSAVAS from the coding sequence GTGCAGCTTGTCTCCCTCTCCATTTCCGGTTTTAAGTCCTTTGCGCGTCCGACAACGCTGACGTTCGCCGCGGGCATCACGGCCATCGTCGGTCCCAACGGCTGCGGGAAGTCCAATGTGGTGGACGCGCTCCGCTGGGTCATGGGCGAGCAGCGCACGTCGGTTTTGCGCGGCGACCGGATGGAGAACGTCATCTTCAACGGGACGGTCAATCGCAAGGCGACGGGCATCGCGGAAGTGAAAATCGTGCTCAACAACGAGAACGGTTTCCTCAGCTCGCCGTTTACCGAAGTCGAGATCGCCCGGCGGCTGTATCGCGACGGAACAAGCGAGTACTTGTTGAACAGTCACGAATGCCGACTCAAAGATGTCACGGATCTATTGCATGACAGCGGCATGGGTCCGAATCTCTATACCATTCTCGAGCTGAAGATGGTGGAGGAGATACTGCGGGAGGACGGCGAGGGACGCCGCTCGATGTTCGAAGAGGCCGCCGGGGTCGCCAAATACAAGATTCGCCGCCGTCAAGCGCAGGCGAAGTTGAAGCAAACCGACGAAGACCTGCTCCGCCTCGCGGACATCCTTACGGAGGTAGAGCGCCACGTCGGGTCGCTGAAACGGCAAGCCATCCGCGCCCGCAAGTACGCCGAACTGGCGGGGCAATTGAAAAGCCTCGAAACCGCGAATCTCTGGCACAGCTATCAACGGTTGGTGACCGACGTGACGCCCCTCGAGCATGCGGTGCGCGACTCCACGGCGCTGTCTGATTCCGTCAAGGCGGCGTTGAGACTGGAAGAGGCGCGGCTGATCGAGTATCGCACGGCCGAGATTGAAGCCGACAAGGAAGCGTCCGCGCGCCGGAGCGATCTGGCCGCCGTGGTTCAGGACATTTCGCGAATCGAGAGTGATGCGGCGGCGCTGCGGGCGCGCGAACAATCTTGTCAGGAGCTGATCGAGCGGTCCGATCGCGAGCGGATTCTCCTGGATCAGAAGCGCGAACTCGTGGTCTTGCGACAGCAGGAACAGGCGGGGCAAAGCGAGCGACAGGAGACGGAGCGACAGCGCGCGGAAACGCTGGTGCAGACGGTGGACGCGGAATTCGATGTCGCCGCGGCTCAGCTTCGCGATGTCGAGGCGCAGGCGCGCTCGCATCAGGAATATGTCAGTGGCCTGCGCCACAAGTTGTCGGAAATTCAACGGGCATACGCCCAGGCATCGGCGCATCATGCCGCGCTGGTGAGCCGCGGCGAAATGTTGCGGCGCGACGGCATGACGATTCTCGAGCAGCGGGCCGCGTTGGGCATCCAACTTGAGGCCGCGGAAGCGGACGGGGCGAAGTCCGAATCCGAAGTCGAGCAGGCGCAAGCCCGCGTTCGGGCCTTGGAGGCTGAGCGCTCACGGCACCAGCAGGAGCTTGCCGAACTCGAAGAGCGAGTTCGCAATCAGAACTCAATGTTGGACGCGACCTCCTCGAAACTTGATCTGCTATCGACGCTGGCGGACAAAGGGCCGCGTGCTGAGGCGCGTATTCGTGTACTGCGCGATCGGCAAATTGCGGGTGTTGTGAATCTCCTCGGCGACACCGTTGAGGTGGCGGAACCCTATCGCCGGGCATTTCAGGCCGTCTTGGGTCCGGCGGCGTACTATCATCTCACGGGGAGCGCAGAAGCGGCGTTGCGCGCAGCTGACGTCCTGCGGCTCGAGCAGGCCGGGCAGGGCACATTTATTTCGCTCGCGGAGTTCACGCGGTCCGAAGAGCAGTTGATCGACCCGCCGGCGGGCGCGATCGGAACGGCGCTGAGCTTGTTGAACGGCGGAGTGGAGTCGGCCGTGCTGCGTCATTACCTCGGTCGTGTCGTCATTGTCGAGCACTGGGAACACGCGCTGCATTTATCGGATTGGGCGCGCGCCCATCGCGCCACGGTGGTCGCGCTCGACGGGCAGTGGATCTCCGGACTCGGCATCTATCATCTGGGCTCGGAAGAATCGCGCACTCCGGTGGACATCGGACTCGCTCCGCAGGTCCGCGAGTTGACTGAGCAGCTCGATCGTCAACGGGCCGAACTCGACGCATCGCGCGCATTGCTGCGGACCATGCGTGCCGGGTTGGCCGAGCTGGAGCAAGGGATCCTCGGCGCGAAACGGACGCTCGTTGATCTTGAATCCGCACGCGCCGGTGTGCGCGAGCACAAGGTCAAGACCGAGACGTTACTGAGCTCGCTCGCCGAGCGCGAGGTCGCGATCGAGGCACGGCTTAGGGAACTTGACGCCGAGACCGCACACGCTACATCGCAGGAATCCGAATTCACCGTCGCGGTGCAGGCCGCCGAAGCGAGCGTCACGACCGGCGAATCGTCCGGCGGCGATGTATCCTTGCGGCTGGCGACGGCTCAACAGAATCTGACCGCCACGCGCGAGCGCAAGCACGAAGCGGAGCGCCGCCGCGACGCGGCGCGGCATCAAGTCGAATTGACGCGTGCCGAGATCACGCGCATCGAACAGACGCTGGACGAGATTGGCGAGAGCCTGGTCCAGGCGACGGCAAATCGGGCGCAGGGGGAATCGGACCTGGTGGGGATTCGGGCGCGCTTGCAGGAAATCGATGGGCAATTGCTCGCGAAATGGAAGCAGCGCGACCACTGGACGGCGGTCATCGATACCGCGTCTGCGCGCGTGGAGGAGCTACGCGGTCGCACATCGGCGCAGGAGGAGCGGCTGCGCACCCTGCGCCAGACGCACGATGCCGAGCTGGAAGGTGAACGCAAGATCGAGTTGGAGATCGCGCGGCTGCGCGGCGAGCTCGACGCTTTGCTATCCTCGGCCAGCTCGCTCCATGGTCTCGACTTGACCGCGCCGGATTTTGTCGAGCAACATCCGGAAGTCACGGCGGAATCCACGGGCGAGCAGGTGCAGGAATTGCGGGAGCGGATCGAGCGCCTGGGTCCGGTCAACCTGATGGCGATCGAAGAATTCGAGACGGAGAACACTCGTTTGGATTCGATGCTCGTCCAGCGCGAAGACCTCTTGAAGGCGAAACGGACGATTGAAGAGACGATTCAGCGAATTAATGAGACGGCGCAGGCGCAGTTCCTCCACACGTTCGAGGCGGTCCGCGCGCACTTCCAGCGGCTCTTCCAGGAGTTCTTCCCGGCCGGTGAAGCGGATTTGGTACTGAGCGGTCAGGATCTGCTCGATGCCGATATCACTCTGTGGGCCAATCCGTCCGGCAAGCGCCTGAAATCGCTGTCGCTCATGTCGGGCGGAGAAAAGACCATGACGGCGATCGCGTTGCTGTTTGCCCTGTATCAGGTCAAGCCGTCCCCGTTTTGTGTCTTTGACGAAGTGGACGCGCCGCTCGACGACGCGAATATTGACCGGTTCAATCGGGTGATTCGCATGCACGCGGAGACGACGCAGTTCATTCTGATCACACATAATCGGCGGACCATGGAGATTGCCGACAATCTCTACGGGGTCACCATGGAGGAAGAAGGCGTTTCCAAGCTCGTCTCCGTGCGCCTCTTGCCTTCGGCAGTGGCGTCATAG
- a CDS encoding GWxTD domain-containing protein, whose amino-acid sequence MRVRYWILGCVVACTMGLRSAHGGYTMDLDYASFRTNDSLSFVEIYAAVQKSALLGEIVGDSVSSDFDVVVELISGTEAVLSDTFSGTYQCPVSDTLESGSFFPHVFRYYLRPGRYQVRATLYQGAWRPRETITDEIDVKALSGTELVLSDIELGCRFEVDTVHSSSYIKNSVHMLPNATGFYGERVPMLYYYAEAYGLDYDPQLPDSYVVSRRVIRADDGRELMASRKVNRAGGTAGVIVDGFPVATLRTAAYELELVVQSFRSGRVAVSNKRFWIFREADFAGGRTPELDETMRQRFLASEPSILDVIAPDSALDLMKYVLSKEELARVRRLNESGQREFLRTYWVNREANEPNAANKYFARVTETNARFGILHRAGWKTDRGRVFIQHGEPDAVDRNYMGAAELNTEIWQYDRLEGGAIFVFVDFNEYGDMELVHSTLRGEVYNPDWKRTVVTGRRIPAGADATR is encoded by the coding sequence ATGCGCGTGCGTTACTGGATACTGGGATGTGTTGTCGCGTGCACCATGGGCTTGCGGTCCGCTCACGGCGGTTATACGATGGACCTCGACTACGCTTCGTTTCGCACAAATGACTCCCTGAGCTTCGTCGAGATTTATGCGGCGGTTCAGAAGTCCGCGCTGCTCGGTGAAATCGTGGGCGACTCGGTCAGCTCCGATTTCGATGTGGTGGTAGAGTTGATCAGCGGTACCGAAGCCGTCCTGTCCGACACGTTCAGCGGAACGTATCAGTGTCCCGTTTCGGACACGCTGGAGTCCGGGAGCTTTTTTCCGCACGTGTTTCGCTACTATCTGCGCCCGGGCCGGTATCAGGTCCGGGCGACTCTCTATCAAGGGGCGTGGCGGCCGCGCGAAACGATCACCGACGAGATTGACGTCAAGGCCCTGTCGGGTACGGAACTGGTACTGTCCGATATCGAACTCGGATGTCGTTTCGAAGTTGATACGGTCCATTCATCCTCTTACATTAAGAACAGCGTGCACATGCTGCCGAACGCGACCGGCTTCTACGGCGAGCGTGTGCCGATGTTGTATTACTACGCGGAAGCCTACGGCCTCGACTACGATCCGCAGCTGCCGGATTCTTACGTCGTCAGTCGCCGGGTGATACGGGCGGATGATGGCCGCGAACTGATGGCTTCGCGCAAAGTCAACCGCGCGGGCGGGACGGCCGGCGTGATCGTTGACGGATTCCCGGTGGCGACATTGCGCACGGCGGCCTACGAACTGGAGCTCGTGGTCCAGTCCTTTCGCAGCGGCCGGGTAGCGGTGAGCAACAAGCGATTCTGGATTTTCCGGGAAGCCGATTTCGCCGGCGGGCGGACGCCGGAGCTTGATGAAACCATGCGCCAGCGGTTTCTCGCCAGCGAACCCAGCATCCTCGATGTGATCGCTCCGGACAGCGCTTTGGACCTCATGAAATACGTGCTGTCCAAGGAGGAGCTGGCGCGCGTGCGTCGCTTGAATGAAAGCGGACAACGCGAGTTTCTCCGGACTTATTGGGTGAATCGCGAAGCCAATGAACCGAATGCCGCGAACAAGTACTTCGCTCGCGTTACAGAGACCAACGCCAGGTTTGGGATTCTGCACCGTGCGGGATGGAAAACCGATCGCGGCCGGGTTTTCATTCAGCACGGCGAACCTGATGCGGTGGATCGAAACTACATGGGCGCGGCGGAGTTGAACACGGAAATCTGGCAATATGATCGCCTCGAGGGCGGGGCAATATTCGTGTTCGTGGATTTCAACGAATACGGCGATATGGAGTTGGTTCACAGTACCTTGCGGGGTGAAGTGTACAATCCCGACTGGAAGCGAACGGTGGTCACCGGGCGGCGGATTCCGGCGGGCGCCGACGCCACGCGATAG